Proteins encoded together in one Micromonospora auratinigra window:
- a CDS encoding aspartate-semialdehyde dehydrogenase, producing MRIGIVGATGQVGGVMRQVLAERDFPAEQVRLFASARSAGRTLPWRDGEVTVEDAATADYRGLDIVLFSAGKGTSRELAPRVAEAGAVVIDNSSAFRMDPQVPLVVAEVNPHAAADRPKGIIANPNCTTMAAMPVLRPLHQEAELVSLVVSTYQAVSGAGLAGVAELDEQVRKVAEHAAGLAFDGSAVEFPAPRSFARPIAFNVLPLAGSIVDDGSDETDEEQKLRNESRKILEIPGLKVSGTCVRVPVFTGHSLQINARFARPITPERARELLDGAPGVALSEVPTPLQAAGQDPTYVGRIRADETVAHGLALFCANDNLRKGAALNAVQLAELVAAERR from the coding sequence ATGAGGATCGGCATTGTGGGGGCCACCGGCCAGGTCGGTGGCGTGATGCGGCAGGTGCTGGCGGAGCGCGACTTCCCGGCGGAGCAGGTGCGGTTGTTCGCCTCGGCGCGGTCCGCCGGGCGTACGCTGCCGTGGCGCGACGGCGAGGTGACGGTCGAGGACGCGGCCACCGCCGACTACCGGGGGCTCGACATCGTGCTCTTCTCGGCGGGCAAGGGCACTTCCCGGGAACTGGCCCCCCGGGTCGCCGAGGCCGGCGCGGTGGTCATCGACAACTCGTCGGCGTTCCGGATGGACCCGCAGGTGCCGCTGGTGGTCGCCGAGGTCAACCCGCATGCCGCCGCCGACCGGCCCAAGGGCATCATCGCCAACCCGAACTGCACCACGATGGCCGCCATGCCGGTGCTCCGGCCGCTGCACCAGGAGGCCGAGCTGGTCAGCCTGGTGGTCTCGACGTACCAGGCGGTGTCCGGGGCCGGCCTGGCCGGGGTGGCCGAGCTGGACGAGCAGGTCCGCAAGGTGGCGGAGCACGCCGCGGGGCTGGCCTTCGACGGGTCGGCCGTCGAGTTCCCCGCGCCCCGGTCGTTCGCCCGCCCGATCGCGTTCAACGTGCTCCCGCTCGCCGGCTCGATCGTCGACGACGGCTCCGACGAGACCGACGAGGAGCAGAAGCTGCGCAACGAGAGCCGCAAGATCCTGGAGATCCCGGGGCTGAAGGTCTCCGGCACCTGCGTGCGGGTGCCCGTCTTCACCGGCCACTCGCTCCAGATCAACGCCCGCTTCGCCCGGCCGATCACCCCCGAGCGGGCCCGGGAACTGCTCGACGGCGCGCCCGGCGTGGCCCTGTCCGAGGTGCCGACCCCGTTGCAGGCGGCCGGCCAGGACCCGACCTACGTCGGCCGGATCCGGGCCGACGAGACCGTCGCGCACGGCCTGGCCCTCTTCTGCGCCAACGACAACCTCCGCAAGGGCGCCGCCCTCAACGCCGTCCAGCTCGCCGAGCTGGTCGCCGCCGAGCGCCGCTGA
- a CDS encoding M16 family metallopeptidase — MTLIAARPGPGAARPYRFPQVVRRTVAGGQVVAAHLPGQNLAVALLLLDAGAGREPVGKEGLGGVLAKALEEGTAQRDGTAYALAIEALGTELVTGSDWDSFQVSVQVPVDRLAAAVELLAEAVRTPRLDPADVLRVRDDEATALRMDWANPGPRADAVLRADLFGADNRWGRPLYGDPESVAALDVVDDVTVFHSEWFIRPGTLVVAGDLDRLDLDALGAAAFAGTGGGPVDKGGPLDVPLSGRRKVILVDRPGSVQSTLRLGHPAPHRAHPDHVATTLAGTVLGGAFTSRLNHLIREVRGYTYGIRGDFASSRRFGRFAVSSGVQTAVTAPALVEAVGEVTRTQLTGVTEDELTVARSWRAGQLSVELQSPRAIASALTTLVVHDLPDDYHARLREALLAADVEQVSAAAAAHLHPDSLTLVIEGDSAVIRDELVAAGLGEVVDHRA; from the coding sequence ATGACGCTGATCGCCGCCCGTCCCGGCCCGGGTGCCGCCCGCCCGTACCGGTTCCCGCAGGTGGTCCGGCGGACGGTGGCCGGCGGGCAGGTCGTCGCCGCGCACCTGCCCGGGCAGAACCTGGCCGTCGCGCTGCTGCTGCTCGACGCCGGCGCCGGCCGGGAGCCGGTCGGCAAGGAGGGCCTGGGCGGGGTCCTGGCCAAGGCCCTGGAGGAGGGCACCGCGCAGCGGGACGGCACCGCGTACGCCCTGGCCATCGAGGCGCTCGGCACCGAGCTGGTGACCGGCTCGGACTGGGACTCCTTCCAGGTCAGCGTGCAGGTGCCGGTGGACCGGCTGGCCGCCGCGGTGGAACTGCTCGCCGAGGCGGTCCGGACGCCCCGGCTGGACCCCGCCGACGTGCTGCGGGTCCGCGACGACGAGGCGACCGCGCTGCGGATGGACTGGGCCAACCCCGGTCCCCGGGCCGACGCGGTGCTGCGCGCCGACCTCTTCGGCGCCGACAACCGCTGGGGCCGGCCGCTGTACGGCGACCCGGAGAGCGTCGCCGCGTTGGACGTCGTCGACGACGTGACCGTCTTCCACTCCGAGTGGTTCATCCGCCCCGGCACCCTGGTCGTCGCCGGTGACCTGGACCGGCTCGACCTGGACGCGCTCGGGGCGGCGGCGTTCGCCGGCACCGGCGGTGGACCGGTGGACAAGGGCGGCCCGCTCGACGTGCCGCTCTCCGGCCGGCGGAAGGTCATCCTGGTCGACCGGCCCGGCTCGGTGCAGTCCACGCTGCGCCTCGGGCACCCCGCCCCGCACCGGGCGCACCCGGACCACGTGGCGACCACGCTCGCCGGCACTGTGCTCGGCGGGGCGTTCACCTCCCGGCTCAACCACCTGATCCGGGAGGTCCGCGGCTACACGTACGGCATCCGCGGCGACTTCGCCTCGTCCCGCCGGTTCGGCCGGTTCGCGGTCAGCTCCGGGGTGCAGACCGCGGTGACCGCGCCGGCCCTGGTCGAGGCGGTCGGCGAGGTGACGCGTACCCAGCTCACCGGGGTGACCGAGGACGAGCTGACGGTGGCCCGCTCATGGCGGGCCGGGCAGCTCTCGGTCGAGTTGCAGAGCCCGCGCGCGATCGCCTCGGCGCTGACCACGCTGGTGGTGCACGACCTACCCGACGACTACCACGCCCGGCTGCGCGAGGCGCTGCTCGCCGCCGACGTCGAGCAGGTGTCCGCGGCGGCGGCCGCGCACCTGCACCCGGACTCGCTCACCCTGGTGATCGAGGGCGACTCGGCGGTCATCCGCGACGAACTGGTCGCCGCCGGCCTCGGCGAGGTCGTCGACCACCGCGCCTGA
- a CDS encoding M16 family metallopeptidase: protein MPDSGYPWPIETTRLDNGLRVVVSEDRTAPAVAVNLWYDVGSRHEPAGQTGFAHLFEHLMFEGSENVAKTEHMKLIQGSGGSLNATTNPDRTNYFETVPAEHLELALWLEADRMGGLVPALTQETLDNQREVVKNERRQRYENVPYGDAWLRLLPLLYPPGHPYHHATIGSMADLNAADLATFQAFHTTWYAPDNAVLTVVGDTTAAEVFALADKYFGAIPARGGFPTAPDGRTVPATGRPAEETVTADVPAPRVYVAHRTHPFGSSGYDVTTVLGTVLGSGRGSRLYQRLADGERIAQPDLVGAYGVDLAHAPAPLIATATARPGVAAERLRAGLAEVVDELATVPVTAAELDRAKALLSTQWWRQMSTVDGRADTLGRYATQFGDPAKAGDRLPAWLAVTAEQIAEQAAELLGAADRVILTYLPEETS from the coding sequence ATGCCCGACAGCGGTTACCCCTGGCCGATCGAGACGACGCGACTGGACAACGGCCTGCGTGTGGTGGTGAGCGAGGACCGCACCGCGCCCGCGGTCGCGGTCAACCTCTGGTACGACGTGGGTTCCCGGCACGAGCCGGCGGGCCAGACCGGCTTCGCCCACCTCTTCGAGCACCTGATGTTCGAGGGCTCGGAGAACGTGGCGAAGACCGAGCACATGAAGTTGATCCAGGGTTCCGGCGGTTCGCTCAACGCCACCACCAACCCGGACCGGACGAACTACTTCGAGACCGTCCCCGCAGAGCACCTGGAGCTGGCGCTCTGGCTGGAGGCCGACCGGATGGGCGGCCTGGTGCCCGCGCTGACCCAGGAGACGCTGGACAACCAGCGTGAGGTGGTCAAGAACGAGCGCCGCCAGCGTTACGAGAACGTCCCGTACGGCGACGCCTGGCTGCGGCTGCTCCCGCTGCTCTACCCGCCCGGCCACCCGTACCACCACGCGACGATCGGCTCGATGGCCGACCTGAACGCCGCCGACCTGGCCACCTTCCAGGCCTTCCACACCACCTGGTACGCCCCCGACAACGCGGTGCTCACCGTCGTCGGCGACACCACCGCGGCCGAGGTCTTCGCGCTGGCCGACAAGTACTTCGGCGCGATCCCGGCGCGCGGCGGGTTCCCCACCGCGCCCGACGGGCGGACGGTGCCGGCGACCGGGCGGCCCGCCGAGGAGACGGTCACCGCCGACGTGCCCGCCCCCCGCGTCTACGTCGCGCACCGCACCCACCCGTTCGGCAGCTCCGGGTACGACGTGACCACCGTGCTCGGCACCGTCCTCGGCAGCGGCCGGGGCAGCCGGCTCTACCAGCGCCTCGCCGACGGCGAGCGGATCGCCCAGCCGGACCTGGTCGGGGCGTACGGGGTGGACCTGGCGCACGCACCGGCCCCGTTGATCGCCACCGCCACGGCCCGCCCCGGGGTGGCCGCCGAACGGCTGCGCGCCGGGCTGGCCGAGGTGGTCGACGAGCTGGCCACCGTGCCGGTCACCGCCGCCGAGCTGGACCGGGCCAAGGCCCTGCTGAGCACCCAGTGGTGGCGACAGATGTCCACCGTGGACGGCCGGGCCGACACGCTGGGCCGCTACGCCACCCAGTTCGGCGACCCGGCGAAGGCCGGCGACCGGCTGCCCGCCTGGCTCGCGGTCACCGCCGAGCAGATCGCCGAACAGGCCGCCGAGCTGCTCGGCGCGGCCGACCGGGTCATCCTGACCTACCTGCCCGAGGAGACGTCATGA
- a CDS encoding 3-deoxy-7-phosphoheptulonate synthase, which translates to MSSRLDLGRRPRGTVGGRKPTVTTPDAHRVIDQRIDRVVPLTTPALLHHHLPLSAPLAEAVLAGRRAVGRVLDRTDDRLLVVVGPCSVHDPAAALDYAGRLREAADRVADDLLVVMRVYFEKPRSTVGWKGLINDPGLDGSGDVNTGLRTARALLLDVLRLGLPVGCEFLDPITPQYIADTVAWGAIGARTVESQVHRQLASGLSMPIGMKNRPDGSIATAVDAIRAAGVPHVFPGIDVSGTPAIMHTRGNADGHLVLRGGNDGPNYDAASVAGALDLLRAAGLPERVVIDASHANSGKDHRNQPRVAADVAAQLAAGERGIVGIMLESFLQPGRQDLDPTRELEYGKSVTDACIGWDDTDEVLDQLAQSVRARRASLPTLA; encoded by the coding sequence ATGAGCAGCCGGCTCGACCTCGGGCGCCGGCCCCGGGGCACGGTCGGCGGAAGGAAGCCCACCGTGACCACCCCGGATGCCCATCGGGTCATCGACCAGCGGATCGACCGTGTCGTCCCGCTCACCACCCCGGCCCTGCTGCACCACCACCTGCCCCTGTCGGCCCCGCTCGCCGAGGCCGTGCTGGCCGGTCGGCGCGCCGTCGGCCGGGTGCTGGACCGGACCGACGACCGGCTGCTGGTGGTGGTCGGCCCCTGCTCGGTGCACGATCCCGCCGCCGCGCTCGACTACGCGGGCCGGCTGCGCGAGGCCGCCGACCGGGTCGCCGACGACCTGCTGGTGGTGATGCGCGTCTACTTCGAGAAGCCGCGCTCGACGGTGGGCTGGAAGGGCCTGATCAACGACCCGGGGCTGGACGGCTCCGGGGACGTCAACACCGGGCTGCGTACCGCCCGGGCGCTCCTGCTCGACGTGCTGCGGCTCGGCCTGCCGGTGGGCTGCGAGTTCCTCGACCCGATCACCCCGCAGTACATCGCCGACACGGTGGCCTGGGGCGCGATCGGGGCGCGCACCGTGGAGAGCCAGGTGCACCGGCAGCTCGCCTCCGGGCTGTCCATGCCGATCGGCATGAAGAACCGCCCCGACGGCAGCATCGCCACCGCGGTGGACGCCATCCGGGCGGCCGGCGTGCCGCACGTGTTCCCCGGCATCGACGTCTCCGGCACCCCGGCGATCATGCACACCCGGGGCAACGCCGACGGGCACCTGGTGCTGCGCGGCGGCAACGACGGCCCGAACTACGACGCGGCCTCGGTCGCCGGGGCGCTCGACCTGCTCCGGGCGGCCGGGCTGCCGGAGCGGGTGGTGATCGACGCCAGCCACGCCAACAGCGGCAAGGACCACCGCAACCAGCCGCGGGTCGCCGCGGACGTGGCCGCCCAGCTCGCCGCGGGCGAGCGGGGCATCGTCGGCATCATGCTGGAGAGCTTCCTCCAGCCCGGCCGCCAGGACCTCGACCCCACCCGGGAGCTGGAGTACGGCAAGTCGGTCACCGACGCCTGCATCGGCTGGGACGACACCGACGAGGTGCTCGACCAGCTGGCCCAGTCGGTGCGGGCCCGTCGGGCCTCCCTGCCCACCCTGGCCTGA
- a CDS encoding DUF1360 domain-containing protein, with the protein MAGSGLKQKVARLRQAYAPNEQRPLEGYLKAMGTYAAVTASLVGLVRATGRPVPERPSPGDVLLLSVATHKLSRLLSKDAITSPLRAPFTRYDHPIGSGEVMEQVRDQGSPTRHALGELVSCPFCLAVWVATGLTGGLVLAPRLTRLVATALTAVAASDFLQMGYAVAQQAAEGGHHDEK; encoded by the coding sequence GTGGCCGGGAGTGGTCTGAAGCAGAAGGTGGCGCGTCTGCGCCAGGCGTACGCGCCGAACGAGCAGCGGCCGCTGGAGGGCTACCTGAAGGCGATGGGCACGTACGCGGCGGTGACCGCGTCCCTGGTGGGCCTGGTCCGGGCCACCGGGCGACCGGTGCCGGAACGGCCCAGCCCGGGCGACGTGCTGCTGCTCTCCGTCGCGACGCACAAGCTGAGCCGGCTGCTGTCCAAGGACGCCATCACCAGCCCGCTGCGGGCGCCGTTCACCCGCTACGACCATCCGATCGGCAGCGGTGAGGTGATGGAGCAGGTCCGGGACCAGGGCAGCCCCACCCGGCACGCGCTCGGCGAGCTGGTCAGCTGCCCGTTCTGCTTGGCCGTCTGGGTGGCCACCGGGCTGACCGGCGGCCTGGTGCTGGCACCCCGGCTGACCCGCCTGGTCGCCACCGCGCTCACCGCGGTGGCCGCCTCCGACTTCCTCCAGATGGGCTACGCGGTGGCGCAGCAGGCCGCCGAGGGCGGGCACCACGACGAGAAGTGA
- a CDS encoding SRPBCC family protein: MATHAERGMSAPPEVVFNTATDPDRAAAWLPESLRREGTQQRVEVVDADDMRARWTSDGDGWAADIDVEPADAGGARVTLDLSGPDHGLADEILANLAREVADNLTAG; the protein is encoded by the coding sequence ATGGCGACCCACGCCGAGCGCGGCATGTCCGCGCCACCCGAGGTGGTGTTCAACACCGCGACCGATCCCGACCGGGCCGCCGCGTGGCTGCCCGAGTCGCTGCGCCGGGAGGGTACGCAGCAGCGGGTCGAGGTGGTCGACGCCGACGACATGCGGGCCCGCTGGACCAGCGACGGGGACGGCTGGGCGGCGGACATCGACGTCGAGCCGGCCGACGCGGGCGGCGCCCGGGTCACGCTCGACCTCTCCGGCCCCGACCACGGCCTGGCCGACGAGATCCTGGCCAACCTCGCCCGCGAGGTGGCCGACAACCTGACCGCCGGCTGA
- a CDS encoding DUF6158 family protein, protein MTESVRRTGDASPEQRMPEWDGDHTRTDTTDGEALGIDPTELGDEDLVREMQSLHRTRLDTLRHATDSALANHLRRTAELETEYLARHPGREVDPARLRGA, encoded by the coding sequence ATGACCGAATCTGTACGCCGGACCGGGGACGCCAGCCCGGAGCAACGGATGCCGGAGTGGGACGGGGACCACACCCGGACCGACACCACCGACGGCGAGGCGCTCGGCATCGACCCCACCGAGCTGGGGGACGAGGACCTGGTCCGCGAGATGCAGAGCCTGCACCGGACCCGGCTGGACACCCTGCGGCACGCCACCGACTCCGCGCTCGCCAACCACCTGCGGCGTACCGCCGAACTGGAGACCGAGTACCTCGCCCGGCACCCGGGACGCGAGGTCGACCCGGCCCGACTGCGGGGCGCGTGA
- a CDS encoding DUF3817 domain-containing protein, whose product MGGALTRYRVIAWIVGVALVVLVLIGMPLKYFFDSPTVVAVVGTAHGWLYMIYLALTFDLSRRVDWPLKRMLLVMLAGTVPFVSFYAERKVSHWLAAPQHSRAPEPVTTP is encoded by the coding sequence GTGGGCGGAGCCCTTACCCGGTACCGCGTGATCGCCTGGATCGTGGGCGTGGCGCTGGTGGTGCTGGTCCTGATCGGCATGCCGCTGAAGTACTTCTTCGACAGCCCGACGGTGGTGGCCGTGGTCGGCACCGCGCACGGCTGGCTCTACATGATCTACCTGGCGTTGACCTTCGACCTGTCCCGGCGGGTCGACTGGCCGCTGAAGCGGATGCTGCTGGTGATGCTGGCCGGCACGGTGCCGTTCGTGTCGTTCTACGCCGAGCGCAAGGTCAGCCACTGGCTCGCCGCCCCGCAGCACTCCCGCGCCCCGGAACCCGTCACCACCCCCTGA
- a CDS encoding DUF6232 family protein, translating to MQTDGSTTRPPGSPRRSAPTLLYARPGIVVTAERFTVGRTSWPVAELTRLRTARGPHDRLALRAVAVSAALIGAVGVLLGFTGGLQRLTASAYLTLGVVGLLPLLLVLLGDRWRPPAYELWGWHRGTEVLLFSSDDERQFGQVTRAVQRAREGSRLGAWQDPPATAPVWRPTR from the coding sequence GTGCAGACCGATGGCTCCACCACCCGCCCGCCCGGGTCACCCCGGCGAAGCGCTCCGACCCTGCTCTACGCCCGACCCGGCATCGTGGTCACCGCCGAACGGTTCACGGTCGGCCGGACCAGCTGGCCGGTCGCCGAACTCACCCGGCTGCGGACCGCCCGCGGCCCGCACGACCGGCTCGCGCTCCGGGCGGTCGCGGTGAGCGCCGCCCTGATCGGCGCGGTCGGGGTGCTGCTCGGGTTCACCGGCGGGCTCCAGCGGCTCACCGCCTCCGCGTACCTGACCCTGGGCGTGGTGGGCCTGCTGCCGCTCCTGCTCGTCCTGCTCGGCGATCGCTGGCGGCCCCCCGCGTACGAGTTGTGGGGCTGGCACCGGGGGACCGAGGTGCTGCTGTTCAGCAGCGACGACGAGCGGCAGTTCGGCCAGGTGACCCGCGCCGTCCAGCGGGCCCGCGAGGGCAGTCGCCTCGGCGCCTGGCAGGACCCGCCCGCCACCGCCCCCGTCTGGCGCCCCACCCGCTGA
- a CDS encoding C40 family peptidase encodes MSSLRILLRALAVAGLSAALVAPASVARAEPTPAELTKQIEKSSTELERIVESYNKLNEEIKTNKATSATLQARIGPLQELAERSRADVGLLAVTAYKTGGMRTARALLEPEGSASLPERLGALDQLSRQRQATISGFTDNQRKLIDQKTRLDTTLARQAAQAKQLAAGKKKIETDLAKLYQLRRQAYGRATEAPARSSSAGSAPAISGSAGVAVKYAYGAVGKPYVYGADGPSGYDCSGLTLAAWRAAGKSLPHNAAMQWDATTRISRSALKPGDLVFYSGLGHVALYVGSGQIIDAPSAGRNVSKRGMDIMPIAGYGRV; translated from the coding sequence TTGTCGTCCTTACGGATCCTGCTGCGCGCGTTGGCGGTCGCCGGCCTCTCGGCCGCGCTCGTCGCCCCGGCATCGGTGGCCCGGGCCGAGCCCACTCCCGCCGAGCTGACGAAGCAGATCGAGAAGTCCTCGACTGAGCTGGAGCGAATCGTCGAGTCGTACAACAAGCTCAACGAGGAGATCAAGACCAACAAGGCCACCTCGGCGACCCTGCAGGCCCGGATCGGCCCGTTGCAGGAGCTGGCCGAGCGCAGCCGCGCCGACGTGGGCCTCCTCGCGGTCACCGCGTACAAGACCGGCGGGATGCGGACCGCCCGCGCGCTGCTGGAGCCGGAGGGCTCGGCCTCGCTGCCGGAGCGCCTCGGCGCGCTGGACCAGCTGAGCCGCCAGCGTCAGGCCACCATCAGCGGGTTCACCGACAACCAGCGCAAGCTGATCGACCAGAAGACCCGGCTGGACACGACCCTGGCCCGGCAGGCCGCCCAGGCCAAGCAGCTCGCCGCCGGCAAGAAGAAGATCGAGACCGACCTCGCCAAGCTCTACCAGCTGCGCCGGCAGGCGTACGGGCGGGCCACCGAGGCGCCGGCCCGGTCCAGTTCGGCGGGGAGCGCGCCGGCCATCTCCGGCTCGGCCGGGGTGGCGGTGAAGTACGCGTACGGGGCGGTCGGCAAGCCCTACGTCTACGGCGCCGACGGCCCGAGCGGATACGACTGCTCGGGGCTCACCCTCGCCGCCTGGCGGGCGGCCGGCAAGTCGCTGCCGCACAACGCCGCGATGCAGTGGGACGCCACCACCCGGATCAGCCGCAGTGCGCTGAAGCCCGGTGACCTGGTGTTCTACTCCGGCCTCGGGCACGTGGCGCTCTACGTGGGCAGCGGCCAGATCATCGACGCGCCCAGCGCCGGGCGCAACGTCAGCAAGCGGGGCATGGACATCATGCCGATCGCCGGCTACGGCCGGGTCTGA
- a CDS encoding sigma-70 family RNA polymerase sigma factor, with product MARNRATGASEGTVAIVDKNIGMRTDEVAEERDLVGVYLHEISRTPLLDAAREVDLSKAIEAGLYAEHLLGENRVPAGVEREDLERLVVEGERAKDLFIRANLRLVVSIARRYVRSGMPMLDLIQEGNTGLVRAVEKFDYERGYKFSTYATWWIRQAISRAIAQQERTVRLPVHLVEDVNRMRNVARQLTRELGSDPEPEQIAAALGVTVERVNELVRWSQDTVSLDTPVGDDGDTNLGDLVADSDAPSPEEIVLTGLERQRIEGLLNHLDDRSAGIMRARYGLEDGREHSLTEVASRFSLSRERIRQLEIQALGRLRELARAEGLQAA from the coding sequence ATGGCAAGGAACCGGGCAACCGGCGCGAGCGAGGGGACCGTGGCAATCGTGGACAAGAACATCGGCATGCGTACCGACGAGGTCGCCGAGGAGCGGGACCTGGTCGGCGTCTACCTGCACGAGATCTCCCGGACGCCGCTGCTGGACGCCGCCAGGGAGGTCGACCTCTCCAAGGCGATCGAGGCCGGCCTCTACGCCGAGCACCTGCTCGGCGAGAACCGCGTCCCGGCCGGCGTGGAGCGGGAGGACCTGGAACGACTGGTCGTCGAGGGTGAGCGCGCGAAGGACCTGTTCATCCGCGCCAACCTCCGACTGGTCGTGTCGATCGCCCGTCGCTACGTGCGCTCGGGCATGCCCATGCTGGACCTGATCCAGGAGGGCAACACCGGCCTGGTCCGGGCCGTCGAGAAGTTCGACTACGAGCGTGGTTACAAGTTCTCCACCTACGCCACCTGGTGGATCCGGCAGGCGATCAGCCGGGCGATCGCCCAGCAGGAGCGGACCGTGCGGCTCCCCGTCCACCTGGTCGAGGACGTCAACCGGATGCGGAACGTGGCCCGTCAGCTCACCCGCGAGCTGGGCAGCGACCCGGAGCCGGAGCAGATCGCGGCCGCGCTGGGCGTCACCGTCGAGCGGGTCAACGAGCTGGTCCGCTGGTCGCAGGACACCGTCTCGCTGGACACCCCGGTCGGCGACGACGGCGACACCAACCTCGGTGACCTGGTCGCCGACAGCGATGCGCCGTCGCCGGAGGAGATCGTCCTCACCGGCCTGGAGCGGCAGCGGATCGAGGGCCTGCTCAACCACCTCGACGACCGCTCGGCCGGCATCATGCGGGCCCGCTACGGCCTGGAGGACGGGCGGGAGCACTCGCTCACCGAGGTCGCCTCGCGGTTCTCGCTCTCCCGGGAGCGGATCCGCCAGCTGGAGATCCAGGCCCTCGGCCGGCTCCGTGAGCTGGCCCGCGCCGAGGGGTTGCAGGCCGCCTGA
- the murQ gene encoding N-acetylmuramic acid 6-phosphate etherase yields MTAGRVEPDEVAVARPVVRVGAPTERRNPQSLDLDLMSTRDVLTVINEADRRVPAAVAGVLDEIAETVDLAVAALRGGCRVHYFGAGTSGRLGVLDAAELAPTFNSPRHWFCSHLAGGPEAMWRAVEDAEDDERGGAAEATDCVRPGDLVVGLAASGRTPYVLGALAASRAQGASTVLLCANPEADAASSVDVFIGVDTGPEVVTGSTRMKAGTAQKLVLNTFSTAVMVRLGRVYSNLMIDMVATNAKLRGRMISILVEATGCAEEVCRAALNEADGDLKTALVSLVSGAEVAAARAALARSADQVRGALALLAS; encoded by the coding sequence ATGACCGCGGGCCGGGTCGAGCCGGACGAGGTGGCCGTGGCGCGGCCGGTGGTGCGGGTCGGTGCGCCCACCGAACGGCGCAACCCGCAGAGCCTCGACCTCGACCTGATGTCGACGCGCGACGTGCTCACCGTCATCAACGAGGCCGACCGGCGGGTGCCCGCCGCGGTGGCCGGCGTGCTCGACGAGATCGCCGAGACCGTCGACCTGGCGGTGGCCGCGCTGCGCGGCGGGTGCCGGGTGCACTACTTCGGCGCCGGCACCTCCGGCCGGCTGGGCGTGCTCGACGCCGCCGAACTCGCACCCACCTTCAACTCGCCGCGGCACTGGTTCTGCTCGCACCTGGCCGGGGGGCCGGAGGCGATGTGGCGGGCCGTCGAGGACGCCGAGGACGACGAGCGCGGCGGTGCCGCCGAGGCCACCGACTGCGTACGCCCCGGCGACCTGGTGGTCGGGCTGGCCGCCAGCGGACGCACCCCGTACGTCCTCGGGGCGCTGGCCGCGTCCCGGGCGCAGGGTGCCTCGACCGTGCTGCTCTGCGCCAATCCGGAGGCCGACGCCGCCTCGTCGGTGGACGTCTTCATCGGGGTGGACACCGGACCCGAGGTGGTGACCGGGTCGACCCGGATGAAGGCGGGCACCGCGCAGAAGTTGGTGCTCAACACGTTCTCCACGGCCGTCATGGTGCGCCTCGGTCGGGTCTACTCGAACCTGATGATCGACATGGTCGCCACCAACGCCAAGCTGCGCGGTCGGATGATCTCCATCCTGGTCGAGGCGACCGGCTGCGCCGAGGAGGTCTGCCGGGCCGCGCTGAACGAGGCCGACGGTGACCTGAAGACCGCGCTGGTCTCCCTCGTCTCCGGCGCCGAGGTCGCCGCTGCCCGGGCCGCGCTGGCCCGCTCCGCCGACCAGGTACGCGGCGCGCTCGCCCTGCTCGCCTCCTGA